Proteins co-encoded in one Methanofollis sp. genomic window:
- a CDS encoding SLATT domain-containing protein has product MDVPPLPLVVRVGVAGEGDPAPVLAYLDRILASTPHTYLAVTTGVRVTGIADLRTVGSAVEVVEACDLLVAFTDDAVAVARAAGRTFFFVTPTGAVTAEHHADHILETLRFFDTYNGESVDPARVRVKVAGHESAYRAALLAAGLDPALLDEVAGSLLPYYARTRILADHYGSRHRLAGSAVYALSSAAIAVVAVQALLLPAWPALVWLEVAAIACVLLLLIAGRTLDWHRRWLDYRFLAERIRSAIFLCFVCITCELPDRPPLTLSPHADDWLSRAFESLVESRPQEYCSLAMPFEPLKAFLLEAWLARQIDWYAQKAQKNRRRHEDLLYAGEIFFIATLIAAAAHASGVGHPYTTTLTIVLPAVAAGLAAIRTQQEYRPMAERASRMLRHLSALSLRIRRAGDMPALCALLAEANEMMLREQQEWRVAFRFRELETP; this is encoded by the coding sequence ATGGACGTCCCTCCCCTCCCCCTGGTGGTCCGCGTCGGGGTGGCAGGGGAGGGCGACCCCGCGCCTGTGCTCGCGTACCTGGACCGCATCCTTGCCAGCACGCCGCACACCTATCTGGCCGTGACCACCGGGGTGAGGGTCACCGGCATCGCCGACCTCCGCACCGTCGGGTCTGCCGTGGAGGTGGTCGAGGCCTGCGACCTCCTTGTCGCCTTCACCGATGACGCTGTGGCGGTGGCCCGCGCCGCGGGCAGGACATTCTTTTTCGTTACCCCGACGGGTGCGGTCACCGCGGAGCACCATGCCGACCACATCCTCGAGACCCTCCGCTTCTTTGACACCTACAATGGCGAGAGTGTGGACCCGGCGCGGGTCAGGGTAAAGGTGGCCGGCCACGAGAGTGCTTACAGGGCGGCCCTGCTGGCTGCGGGCCTGGACCCGGCCCTCCTTGACGAGGTGGCAGGGTCCCTCCTCCCGTACTATGCCCGCACCCGCATCCTCGCCGACCACTATGGCAGCCGCCACCGGCTGGCCGGCAGTGCAGTGTACGCCCTCTCCTCTGCCGCGATCGCCGTCGTCGCGGTTCAGGCCCTCCTCCTCCCTGCCTGGCCGGCCCTGGTCTGGCTGGAGGTGGCGGCGATCGCCTGCGTCCTCCTCCTCCTCATCGCTGGCCGGACCCTGGACTGGCACCGCAGGTGGCTCGACTACCGCTTCCTTGCAGAGAGGATCCGGTCGGCGATCTTCCTCTGTTTTGTCTGCATCACCTGCGAGCTCCCCGACCGCCCGCCCCTCACTCTCTCTCCCCATGCCGACGACTGGCTCTCCCGGGCCTTCGAGAGTCTGGTCGAGTCGAGGCCGCAGGAGTACTGCTCACTCGCGATGCCTTTCGAGCCCCTGAAGGCCTTCCTCCTGGAGGCCTGGCTCGCCCGGCAGATCGACTGGTACGCGCAGAAGGCGCAGAAAAACCGGCGGCGGCACGAGGACCTCCTCTATGCCGGGGAGATCTTCTTCATCGCCACCCTGATCGCGGCCGCGGCCCATGCCTCGGGTGTCGGCCACCCCTACACCACCACCCTGACCATCGTCCTCCCTGCGGTGGCGGCCGGCCTCGCCGCGATCCGGACCCAGCAGGAGTATCGCCCGATGGCCGAGAGGGCTTCCCGCATGCTCCGCCACCTCTCGGCCCTCTCCCTGCGGATCAGGCGGGCCGGGGACATGCCGGCCCTCTGCGCCCTCCTCGCCGAGGCGAACGAGATGATGCTGCGGGAGCAGCAGGAGTGGCGGGTCGCCTTCAGGTTCAGGGAACTGGAGACGCCGTGA